From uncultured Roseateles sp., the proteins below share one genomic window:
- the gcvP gene encoding aminomethyl-transferring glycine dehydrogenase, which yields MLKSAHKPLAELENSAEFQARHIGPDATDEALMLSVIGSASRRALIESIVPRSIARANAMQLPAELTEAQALAELKGIAAQNQVLKSFIGQGYYGTLTPGVILRNVLENPAWYTAYTPYQAEISQGRMEALVNFQTMVCDLTGMSIANASMLDEATSAAEAMTLAARVGKSKSQTFFVADDVLPQSLEVIQTRAKPLGITVVVGPAEAAGQTDCFAALVQYPGVTGRVRALQPIADAVHARGGLLIAAADLLALTLIASPGEQGADITIGTTQRFGMPMCNGGPHAAYMACKDEYKRSLPGRLVGLSIDSHGKPAYRLALQTREQHIRREKATSNICTAQVLPAVVASMYAVYHGPQGLKRIAQRVASYTAILAQGLKTLGFTLVHETSFDTLEVNTGAKTESLLAAAVAAGMNLRRASATAVGLSLDETTTRADLLALLAVFAEGKPVIGFDSFEKGIAALIPAELARSSAYLTHPVFNTHHSETEMLRYLRMLSDKDLALDRTMIALGSCTMKLNATSEMIPITWPEFANIHPFAPRDQLKGYELLDEQLRAWLCQATGYAGISLQPNAGSQGEYAGLLIIKAWHEARGEAHRKICLIPESAHGTNPASAQMVGMQVVVTKCDKEGNIDLVDLKAKCEQHSANLAAIMITYPSTYGVFDTQVKEICALVHAHGGRVYVDGANMNALVGVAAPGEFGGDVSHLNLHKTFCIPHGGGGPGVGPVCVVADLVPHLPAHRTAGIGGEAAIGAVSAAPLGNAAVLPISWMYVRMMGAEGLQSATEVAILSANYVAARLDGYYDIHFSGNIEGVKGGGVAHECILDLRPLKDSSGVGAEDVAKRLIDYGFHAPTLSFPVAGTLMVEPTESESKAELDRFCDAMIAIRGEIEKVEQGSWSREDNPLINAPHTAEHLMKADWAHGYSRDEAAYPVASLRRVKYWVPVGRVDNVYGDRNLSCSCPPVSDYA from the coding sequence ATGTTGAAGTCTGCCCACAAGCCGCTAGCCGAACTCGAGAACAGCGCCGAATTCCAGGCCCGCCATATCGGCCCGGATGCCACCGACGAAGCGCTGATGCTGTCGGTGATCGGCTCGGCCTCGCGCCGCGCACTGATCGAGTCCATCGTGCCGCGCTCGATTGCCCGTGCCAATGCGATGCAACTGCCCGCCGAGCTGACCGAGGCGCAGGCGCTGGCCGAGCTCAAGGGCATCGCGGCCCAGAACCAGGTCTTGAAAAGCTTCATCGGCCAGGGCTATTACGGCACCCTGACCCCGGGCGTGATACTGCGCAATGTGCTCGAGAACCCCGCCTGGTACACGGCCTACACGCCCTACCAGGCCGAGATTTCGCAGGGCCGTATGGAGGCTCTGGTCAACTTCCAGACCATGGTCTGCGACCTGACCGGCATGTCAATAGCCAACGCCTCGATGCTGGACGAGGCCACATCGGCCGCCGAGGCGATGACGCTGGCCGCCCGCGTCGGCAAGAGCAAGAGCCAGACCTTCTTCGTGGCCGATGACGTGCTGCCGCAAAGCCTGGAGGTGATCCAGACCCGTGCCAAGCCGCTGGGCATCACCGTGGTCGTCGGTCCGGCCGAGGCCGCCGGCCAGACCGACTGCTTTGCCGCGCTGGTGCAATATCCCGGCGTGACCGGCCGCGTGCGCGCGCTGCAGCCGATTGCCGATGCCGTGCATGCCCGGGGCGGCCTGCTGATTGCCGCGGCCGACCTGCTGGCGCTGACCCTGATCGCCTCGCCCGGCGAGCAGGGCGCCGACATCACCATCGGCACCACCCAGCGCTTCGGCATGCCGATGTGCAATGGCGGCCCGCACGCTGCCTATATGGCCTGCAAGGATGAGTACAAGCGCTCGCTGCCCGGCCGCCTGGTCGGCCTGAGCATCGACTCGCACGGCAAGCCGGCCTACCGGCTGGCGCTGCAGACCCGCGAGCAGCACATCCGCCGCGAAAAAGCCACGTCCAATATCTGCACCGCCCAGGTGCTGCCGGCCGTCGTGGCCAGCATGTATGCCGTCTATCACGGTCCGCAGGGCCTGAAGCGCATCGCTCAGCGCGTGGCCAGCTACACGGCCATCCTGGCCCAGGGCCTGAAGACGCTGGGCTTCACCCTGGTGCACGAAACCTCGTTCGACACGCTGGAAGTCAACACCGGTGCGAAGACCGAGTCGCTGCTGGCCGCGGCCGTGGCCGCCGGCATGAACTTGCGCCGTGCATCGGCAACGGCCGTGGGCCTGTCGCTGGACGAAACCACCACCCGTGCCGATCTGCTGGCCCTGCTGGCGGTGTTCGCCGAAGGCAAGCCCGTGATCGGCTTTGACTCGTTCGAGAAGGGCATTGCCGCGCTGATCCCGGCCGAGCTGGCCCGCTCCAGCGCCTATCTGACCCACCCGGTGTTCAACACCCACCACTCCGAAACCGAGATGCTGCGCTATCTGCGCATGCTGTCCGACAAGGACCTGGCGCTGGACCGCACGATGATCGCGCTGGGCTCCTGCACGATGAAGCTGAACGCAACCAGCGAGATGATTCCCATCACCTGGCCGGAGTTCGCCAACATCCACCCGTTCGCCCCGCGTGATCAGCTCAAGGGCTATGAGCTGCTGGACGAACAGCTGCGCGCCTGGCTGTGCCAGGCCACCGGTTACGCGGGCATCTCGCTGCAGCCCAATGCCGGCTCGCAGGGCGAGTACGCCGGCCTGCTGATCATCAAGGCCTGGCATGAAGCCCGTGGCGAAGCGCACCGCAAGATCTGCCTGATCCCCGAGTCGGCCCACGGCACGAACCCGGCCTCGGCCCAGATGGTGGGCATGCAGGTGGTCGTCACCAAGTGCGACAAGGAAGGCAATATCGACCTGGTCGATCTGAAAGCCAAGTGCGAGCAGCACAGCGCCAATCTGGCCGCCATCATGATCACCTACCCGTCGACCTACGGCGTGTTCGACACCCAGGTCAAGGAGATCTGCGCGCTGGTCCATGCCCATGGCGGCCGGGTCTACGTTGATGGCGCCAACATGAATGCGCTGGTCGGCGTGGCCGCGCCGGGCGAGTTCGGCGGCGACGTCAGCCACCTGAACCTGCACAAGACCTTCTGCATTCCGCACGGCGGTGGCGGCCCGGGCGTCGGCCCGGTCTGCGTGGTCGCCGATCTGGTGCCGCATCTGCCGGCGCACCGCACGGCCGGCATCGGCGGCGAGGCCGCCATCGGCGCCGTGTCTGCCGCGCCGCTGGGCAATGCGGCCGTGCTGCCTATCAGCTGGATGTATGTGCGCATGATGGGTGCCGAGGGCCTGCAGTCGGCCACCGAGGTCGCCATCCTGTCGGCCAACTATGTGGCCGCGCGCCTGGACGGCTATTACGACATCCACTTCAGCGGCAATATCGAAGGCGTCAAGGGCGGTGGCGTGGCCCATGAGTGCATCCTCGATCTGCGCCCGCTGAAGGACAGCTCCGGCGTGGGCGCCGAAGACGTGGCCAAGCGCCTGATCGACTACGGCTTCCATGCGCCGACCTTGAGCTTCCCTGTCGCCGGCACCTTGATGGTGGAGCCGACCGAGAGCGAATCGAAGGCCGAGCTGGACCGCTTCTGCGACGCGATGATCGCCATCCGTGGCGAGATCGAGAAGGTCGAGCAAGGCAGTTGGAGCCGCGAGGACAACCCGCTGATCAATGCCCCGCACACGGCCGAGCACCTGATGAAGGCCGACTGGGCGCATGGCTACAGCCGCGACGAGGCCGCCTACCCGGTGGCGTCTCTGCGCCGCGTCAAGTACTGGGTGCCGGTGGGCCGCGTGGACAACGTCTACGGCGACCGCAATCTGAGCTGCAGCTGCCCCCCGGTGAGCGACTACGCTTGA
- a CDS encoding L-serine ammonia-lyase produces MAISVFDLFKIGIGPSSSHTVGPMRAARLFALRLRHEGVLDSTTRVVSQLYGSLGATGKGHGSDKAVLLGLAGHEPDTVDVEAVPQILASIREGSKLLLLNEHEVAFDEAKDLVFFRRQSLPFHANGMRFAAYDAQGELLQERTYYSVGGGFVVSDEVASDGSKQKVIAPDTTVLPYPFHSGDDLLRLCAEHGVSIAELMRRNERHWRSDAETEAGLMRIWKVMQECVVRGCRTEGILPGGFKVKRRAAQLYRDLTSNPEAALRDPLQVMDWVNLYALAVNEENAAGGRVVTAPTNGAAGIIPSVLHYYTRFVPGATERGVYDFLFTAAAIGILYKENASISGAEVGCQGEVGVACSMAAGALCQVMGGTPEQVENAAEIGMEHHLGLTCDPVGGLVQIPCIERNAIASVKAINAARMAMRGDGTHFVSLDKVIKTMRDTGADMMTKYKETARGGLAVNIVEC; encoded by the coding sequence GTGGCCATCTCCGTATTCGACCTGTTCAAGATCGGCATCGGGCCGTCGAGCTCGCACACCGTCGGCCCCATGCGCGCCGCGCGGCTGTTTGCGCTGCGCCTGCGCCACGAGGGCGTGCTGGACAGCACCACCCGCGTGGTGTCGCAGCTCTACGGGTCGCTGGGCGCCACCGGCAAGGGCCACGGCAGCGACAAGGCGGTGCTCCTGGGCCTGGCCGGCCATGAGCCCGACACCGTCGATGTGGAGGCCGTGCCGCAGATCCTGGCCAGCATCCGCGAAGGCTCGAAGCTGCTGCTGCTGAACGAGCACGAAGTCGCCTTCGACGAGGCCAAGGACCTGGTGTTCTTCCGCCGCCAGAGCCTGCCTTTCCATGCCAACGGCATGCGCTTCGCCGCCTACGACGCTCAGGGCGAGCTGCTGCAGGAGCGCACCTACTACTCGGTCGGTGGCGGCTTCGTCGTCAGCGACGAGGTGGCCAGCGACGGCAGCAAGCAGAAGGTCATCGCCCCCGACACCACCGTGCTGCCCTACCCCTTCCACAGCGGCGACGATCTGCTGCGCCTGTGCGCCGAGCACGGCGTCAGCATCGCCGAGCTGATGCGCCGCAACGAGCGCCACTGGCGCAGCGATGCCGAGACCGAGGCCGGCCTGATGCGCATCTGGAAGGTGATGCAGGAATGCGTGGTACGCGGCTGCCGCACCGAAGGCATCCTGCCCGGCGGCTTCAAGGTCAAGCGCCGCGCCGCCCAGCTGTACCGCGACCTGACGTCCAACCCCGAGGCCGCGCTGCGCGACCCCTTGCAGGTGATGGACTGGGTCAACCTCTACGCGCTGGCCGTCAACGAGGAGAACGCCGCCGGCGGCCGTGTCGTCACCGCGCCGACCAATGGCGCGGCCGGCATCATCCCCTCGGTGCTGCACTACTACACCCGCTTTGTGCCCGGCGCCACCGAGCGCGGCGTCTACGACTTCCTGTTCACCGCCGCGGCGATCGGCATCCTGTACAAGGAAAATGCCTCGATCTCGGGTGCCGAGGTCGGCTGCCAGGGCGAGGTCGGCGTGGCCTGCTCGATGGCCGCCGGCGCGCTGTGCCAGGTGATGGGCGGCACGCCCGAGCAGGTGGAGAACGCCGCCGAGATCGGCATGGAGCACCACCTGGGCCTGACCTGCGATCCGGTCGGCGGCCTGGTGCAGATCCCCTGCATCGAGCGCAATGCGATCGCCTCGGTGAAAGCCATCAACGCCGCCCGCATGGCCATGCGCGGCGACGGCACCCACTTCGTCAGCCTCGACAAGGTCATCAAGACCATGCGCGACACCGGCGCGGACATGATGACCAAGTACAAGGAGACCGCACGCGGCGGGCTGGCGGTGAATATCGTCGAATGCTGA
- a CDS encoding SRPBCC family protein, translated as MFKKIALVLVVLIVALLGFAATRPDSFSVKREITIKAPAEKIYPLVNDFHQWTAWSPWEKLDLAMTRTHSGAPAGKGAVYGWKGNKDVGSGRMEITDTTAPAKVLIKLDFFEPFESQNTADFSFKPQADGSTQVVWVMYGPMPYISKLMSVFVSMDAMIGKDFEAGLANMKATAEK; from the coding sequence ATGTTCAAGAAAATTGCCCTCGTGCTCGTCGTTCTGATCGTCGCCCTGCTCGGCTTCGCGGCCACCCGGCCCGACTCCTTCAGCGTCAAGCGCGAGATCACTATCAAGGCGCCGGCCGAGAAGATCTATCCGCTGGTCAATGACTTTCATCAGTGGACGGCCTGGTCGCCCTGGGAGAAGCTCGATCTGGCGATGACGCGCACGCACAGTGGTGCGCCCGCCGGCAAGGGCGCCGTCTACGGATGGAAGGGCAACAAGGACGTGGGCAGCGGCCGCATGGAGATCACCGACACCACGGCACCGGCCAAAGTGCTGATCAAGCTCGATTTCTTCGAGCCCTTCGAGTCTCAGAACACCGCCGACTTCAGCTTCAAGCCCCAGGCCGATGGCAGCACCCAGGTGGTGTGGGTGATGTACGGTCCCATGCCCTATATCTCGAAGCTGATGAGCGTGTTCGTCAGCATGGACGCGATGATTGGCAAGGACTTCGAGGCCGGCCTGGCCAATATGAAGGCCACGGCGGAGAAGTAG
- a CDS encoding TRAP transporter substrate-binding protein: MNHFRRTLLALTAASLALGASLAQAQDIKPRLIRFGYGLAEASNQGRATKVLAENVEKLSGGKMKLRAIGGAALGPDTQMQQALIGGAQEMMVGSTATLVGITKEMALWDTPFLINSTKEADALLDGVIGEKVKAKLEEKGLVGLVYWENGFRNLTNNKKPVAKLEDLDGIKLRVMQNAVYLDSFKTLGANAVPLPYSELFTALETKAVDGQENPYNTILSAKFYEVQKYLTVTNHVYAPWIVLVSKKYWDGLSKDERAVLQKAAAISRDFERKDTREEAAKALGELKAKGMQVTELSAAETGRMRDKLTHINAGIATNVGMELWNETQAELAKIRAKK, translated from the coding sequence ATGAATCACTTTCGTCGCACGCTGCTGGCACTGACTGCCGCATCGCTGGCCCTCGGTGCCAGCCTGGCCCAGGCGCAGGACATCAAACCCCGCCTGATCCGCTTCGGCTACGGCCTTGCCGAAGCCAGCAACCAGGGTCGCGCCACCAAGGTGCTGGCCGAGAACGTCGAGAAGCTGTCCGGCGGCAAGATGAAGCTGCGCGCCATCGGCGGCGCGGCGCTGGGCCCGGACACGCAGATGCAGCAGGCCCTGATCGGCGGCGCCCAGGAGATGATGGTCGGCTCGACCGCCACCCTGGTGGGCATCACCAAGGAAATGGCACTGTGGGACACGCCCTTCCTGATCAACAGCACCAAGGAAGCCGATGCCTTGCTGGACGGCGTGATCGGCGAGAAGGTCAAGGCCAAGCTCGAAGAGAAGGGTCTGGTCGGCCTGGTCTATTGGGAGAATGGTTTCCGCAACCTGACCAATAACAAGAAGCCGGTCGCCAAGCTGGAAGACCTGGACGGCATCAAGCTGCGCGTGATGCAGAACGCCGTCTACCTGGACAGCTTCAAGACCCTGGGCGCCAATGCCGTGCCGCTGCCCTACTCGGAGCTGTTCACCGCGCTGGAGACCAAGGCTGTCGACGGCCAGGAGAATCCCTACAACACCATTCTGTCGGCCAAGTTCTACGAGGTACAGAAGTACCTGACGGTGACCAACCACGTCTACGCGCCGTGGATCGTGCTGGTCAGCAAGAAGTACTGGGACGGCCTCTCCAAGGACGAGCGCGCCGTGCTGCAAAAAGCCGCCGCGATCAGCCGCGACTTCGAGCGCAAGGACACCCGCGAAGAAGCTGCCAAGGCGCTGGGCGAACTGAAGGCCAAGGGCATGCAGGTCACCGAGCTGAGCGCCGCCGAAACCGGCCGCATGCGCGACAAGCTGACCCACATCAACGCCGGCATCGCCACCAATGTCGGCATGGAGCTGTGGAACGAGACGCAGGCCGAGCTGGCGAAAATACGCGCCAAGAAGTAA
- a CDS encoding TRAP transporter large permease subunit has protein sequence MLVLMGIGMPMAFALVLTGAGMAWSLDFWDTQLLAQNLVAGVDSFPLLAVPFFILAGELMNAGGISRRIIAMAQAWVGHIRGGLGFVAIGAAVLMASMSGSALADTAALATILLPMMRANGYPMHTSAGLIASGGIIAPIIPPSMPFVIYGVTTNTSISQLFLSGIVPGLIMGAGLIVAWKLQLRKIELPAGIPMPMKDRISATVKAFWAVLMPVIIIGGMKSGLFTPTEAAVVAAFYALVIAFFVHRELNLTQFHGVLVRAAKTTAVVMFLCAGAQVASYMITLADLPGTLTGWLGGLIDSPKLLMAVMMVALVIIGTALDLTPTILIFAPVMLPIATKAGIDPVYFGLMFVLNGAIGLITPPVGTVLNVVAGVGRLSMHQVIKGVNPFLITYVLILILFTLFPQIVIAPVAWMR, from the coding sequence ATGCTGGTGCTGATGGGCATAGGCATGCCGATGGCCTTTGCCCTGGTGCTGACCGGCGCCGGCATGGCCTGGTCGCTGGACTTCTGGGACACCCAGCTGCTGGCGCAGAACCTGGTGGCCGGGGTCGACAGCTTCCCGCTGCTGGCCGTGCCCTTCTTCATCCTCGCCGGCGAGCTGATGAATGCCGGCGGCATCAGCCGGCGCATCATCGCCATGGCCCAGGCCTGGGTCGGCCATATCCGCGGCGGCCTGGGTTTCGTCGCCATCGGCGCTGCGGTGCTGATGGCCAGCATGAGCGGCTCGGCCCTGGCCGATACCGCGGCCCTGGCCACCATCCTGCTGCCGATGATGCGCGCCAATGGCTACCCCATGCACACCTCGGCCGGGCTGATTGCCTCGGGCGGCATCATCGCCCCCATCATCCCGCCGTCCATGCCCTTCGTGATCTACGGCGTGACGACCAACACCTCGATCTCGCAGCTGTTCCTGTCCGGCATCGTACCCGGGCTGATCATGGGCGCCGGCCTGATCGTGGCCTGGAAGCTGCAGCTGCGCAAGATCGAACTGCCGGCCGGCATACCGATGCCGATGAAGGACCGCATCAGCGCCACCGTCAAGGCCTTCTGGGCCGTGCTGATGCCGGTGATCATCATCGGCGGCATGAAGTCCGGCCTGTTCACGCCGACCGAGGCCGCGGTGGTGGCAGCCTTCTACGCGCTGGTCATCGCCTTCTTCGTGCACCGCGAGTTGAATCTGACGCAGTTCCATGGCGTGCTGGTGCGGGCGGCCAAGACCACGGCCGTGGTGATGTTCCTGTGCGCCGGTGCCCAGGTCGCCAGCTACATGATCACTCTGGCTGATCTGCCGGGCACCCTGACCGGCTGGCTCGGCGGCCTGATCGACTCACCCAAGCTCCTGATGGCGGTGATGATGGTGGCGCTGGTGATCATTGGCACGGCGCTGGACCTGACGCCGACGATACTGATCTTTGCGCCGGTGATGCTGCCCATTGCCACCAAGGCCGGCATCGACCCGGTCTACTTCGGCCTGATGTTCGTGCTCAACGGCGCGATCGGACTGATCACGCCGCCGGTGGGCACGGTGCTCAATGTCGTGGCCGGTGTCGGCCGGCTGTCGATGCACCAGGTGATCAAGGGCGTCAATCCCTTCCTGATCACCTATGTGCTGATCCTGATCCTGTTCACCCTGTTCCCGCAAATCGTCATCGCGCCGGTGGCGTGGATGCGCTGA
- a CDS encoding TRAP transporter small permease subunit, with protein MNTAEIIQKPWWQRASEGAMAACLAVMATAVFINVVLRYGFGSGVAASEELSRLLFVWMVFIGATAAYPLGEHMAFTSLLLPLRSKPGPLLAMTLLIRAAVVLACVLVGWGAWQQVIVGLDSRSVVLGYSAALLPLPAFLSSLVIGLIALVQLLRRSPLDFGHDVDVE; from the coding sequence ATGAACACCGCCGAAATCATTCAGAAGCCCTGGTGGCAGCGCGCCAGCGAGGGCGCCATGGCGGCCTGCCTCGCGGTGATGGCCACGGCCGTCTTCATCAATGTGGTGCTGCGCTACGGCTTCGGCAGCGGCGTGGCAGCCAGCGAGGAGCTCTCGCGCCTGCTCTTCGTCTGGATGGTCTTCATCGGCGCCACCGCCGCCTACCCGCTGGGCGAGCACATGGCCTTCACCAGCCTGCTGCTGCCGCTGCGCAGCAAGCCGGGTCCGCTGCTGGCGATGACCTTGCTGATACGCGCGGCCGTGGTGCTGGCCTGCGTGCTGGTCGGCTGGGGCGCCTGGCAGCAGGTGATTGTTGGCCTGGACAGCCGCTCCGTCGTGCTGGGCTATTCCGCCGCGCTGCTGCCGCTGCCGGCTTTTCTGAGTTCGTTGGTGATTGGTCTGATCGCGTTGGTGCAGTTGCTGCGCCGCTCGCCGCTGGACTTCGGCCATGACGTGGATGTGGAGTGA
- a CDS encoding gluconokinase — MQSVVVMGVAGCGKSSLGQALAEVLGWAYIEGDAHHAPASIAKMRAGIALTDEDRAGWLDTLGAELVRHPQGVVLACSALKRAYRERLRAASQGLGFVFLDITRELSLQRVAERAADHLFPVSLVDSQFAALESPVGEAQVLRVDAALSRGEQLQQAQAWAKGEGA; from the coding sequence ATGCAGAGCGTGGTTGTCATGGGTGTGGCCGGCTGCGGCAAATCGAGTCTGGGCCAGGCTCTGGCCGAGGTCCTGGGCTGGGCATACATCGAGGGTGATGCCCACCACGCCCCGGCCTCGATTGCCAAGATGCGGGCCGGTATTGCCCTGACCGATGAAGACCGTGCCGGTTGGCTGGACACCCTGGGCGCCGAGTTGGTGCGTCACCCACAGGGCGTGGTGCTGGCCTGTTCGGCATTGAAGCGGGCCTATCGCGAACGCCTGCGCGCCGCCAGCCAAGGTCTGGGTTTCGTGTTTCTGGACATCACGCGGGAGCTGTCGCTGCAGCGCGTGGCCGAACGGGCGGCCGACCATCTGTTCCCGGTCAGCCTGGTGGACAGCCAGTTTGCCGCGCTGGAGTCGCCGGTTGGCGAAGCCCAGGTTTTGAGAGTCGATGCCGCACTGAGCCGCGGCGAACAACTGCAGCAGGCCCAGGCCTGGGCAAAAGGAGAGGGCGCATGA
- a CDS encoding LacI family DNA-binding transcriptional regulator gives MTGSSAPPRRPRSSGRATLADVAQAAGVSPITVSRALRGERAVAPDLVQRVQQAALQLGYVPDPAARALASSRSSHVAVLIPLLSNALFVDLLDAVQRSLLPAGYQTLIGVTHYDPAEEEALLRSYLLHRPAGLIVTGFDRTDAVKQLIAGSGVPCVHVMETVAAPGIYSVGFSQSDAGQAMTQALLDSGRRRIAFAAAQLDPRTLQRLQGYRQAMLAAGLTDPKLEWLDPQRSSLALGGALFEQIRREAPDVDAIFFNNDDLAQGALLAALRLGVKVPDQVAVAGFNDLTGSDQMLPPLSTVRTPRSAIGAEAARMLMALMRGEAVAQPQLDLGFEIVRRGSS, from the coding sequence ATGACCGGCAGCTCCGCACCACCCCGTCGCCCCCGCTCCAGCGGTCGCGCCACCCTGGCCGATGTGGCCCAGGCCGCCGGCGTCAGCCCCATCACCGTGTCGCGCGCGCTGCGCGGCGAGCGGGCCGTGGCGCCCGACCTGGTGCAGCGCGTGCAGCAGGCCGCGCTGCAGCTGGGCTATGTGCCAGACCCCGCTGCCCGCGCGCTGGCGTCCAGCCGCAGCAGCCACGTGGCGGTATTGATCCCCCTGCTGAGCAACGCCCTGTTCGTCGACCTGCTGGACGCCGTGCAACGCAGCCTGCTGCCTGCGGGCTATCAGACCCTGATAGGCGTCACCCACTACGACCCGGCCGAGGAGGAAGCCTTGCTGCGCAGCTATCTGCTGCACCGCCCGGCCGGGCTCATCGTCACCGGCTTCGACCGCACGGATGCGGTCAAGCAGCTGATTGCCGGCAGTGGCGTACCCTGCGTGCATGTGATGGAAACGGTGGCCGCACCGGGCATTTACAGCGTCGGCTTTTCGCAGTCAGACGCCGGCCAGGCGATGACACAGGCCTTGCTGGACAGCGGCCGCCGGCGCATCGCCTTTGCGGCAGCTCAGCTGGACCCCAGAACCCTGCAGCGCCTGCAGGGCTATCGCCAGGCAATGCTGGCCGCGGGTCTGACCGACCCGAAGCTGGAGTGGCTGGACCCTCAACGCTCGTCGCTGGCGCTCGGTGGTGCGCTGTTCGAGCAGATCCGCCGCGAAGCGCCCGATGTGGACGCCATCTTCTTCAACAACGACGACTTGGCCCAGGGCGCCCTGCTGGCTGCCCTGCGCCTTGGTGTCAAGGTGCCTGATCAGGTGGCGGTGGCCGGTTTCAACGACCTGACGGGCAGCGATCAGATGCTGCCGCCGCTGAGCACGGTGCGCACGCCGCGCAGCGCCATTGGCGCCGAGGCGGCCAGGATGCTGATGGCCTTGATGCGCGGTGAGGCCGTCGCCCAGCCTCAGCTGGACCTGGGTTTCGAGATCGTGCGGCGCGGCAGCAGCTGA
- a CDS encoding exopolyphosphatase, which translates to MSQEQKKFRLVTRSDFDGLVCAVLLNELKLIDEITFVHPKDMQDGKIAISERDITTNLPYVPGAHLVFDHHESETVRNTGERKNHIIEAHAPSAARVVYNYYGGKAAFPRMSDAMMDAVDKADSAQFSREEILDPSDWVLLNYLMDSRTGLGRFRDFRISNYALMMDLIKYCADHNIDEILALPDVVERVDLYFQHTAEAREQIERCTKVHGNLAVLDLRGEDTIFACNRFMIYAMYPETNISIHVMWGLQKQNTVMATGKSILDRSSKTNIGELMLSYGGGGHQAAGTCQIANDKADAVLQELIAKINLDG; encoded by the coding sequence ATGAGTCAAGAGCAAAAGAAATTCCGCCTGGTTACCCGCAGCGACTTCGATGGTCTGGTCTGCGCTGTGCTGCTCAATGAGCTGAAGCTGATCGACGAGATCACCTTCGTCCATCCCAAGGACATGCAGGACGGCAAGATCGCCATCAGCGAGCGCGACATCACCACCAATCTGCCCTATGTGCCCGGCGCCCATCTGGTGTTCGACCACCATGAGTCGGAAACGGTGCGCAACACCGGCGAGCGCAAGAACCACATCATCGAGGCCCATGCGCCGTCGGCGGCGCGTGTGGTCTACAACTACTACGGCGGCAAGGCGGCGTTTCCGCGCATGAGCGACGCCATGATGGACGCCGTGGACAAGGCCGACTCGGCCCAGTTCAGCCGCGAGGAGATCCTCGACCCCAGCGACTGGGTGCTGCTGAACTACCTGATGGATTCGCGCACCGGCCTGGGCCGTTTCCGCGACTTCCGCATCAGCAACTACGCGCTGATGATGGATCTGATCAAGTACTGTGCCGACCACAATATCGACGAGATACTGGCCCTGCCCGACGTGGTTGAACGGGTGGACCTGTACTTCCAGCACACGGCCGAGGCCCGCGAGCAGATCGAACGCTGCACCAAAGTCCACGGCAATCTGGCGGTGCTGGACCTGCGCGGCGAAGACACCATCTTCGCCTGCAACCGCTTCATGATTTACGCCATGTACCCCGAGACCAATATCTCCATCCACGTGATGTGGGGCCTGCAGAAGCAGAACACCGTGATGGCCACCGGCAAGTCCATCCTCGACCGCAGCAGCAAGACCAATATCGGCGAGCTGATGCTCAGCTATGGCGGCGGCGGCCACCAGGCGGCGGGCACCTGCCAGATCGCCAACGACAAGGCCGATGCGGTGTTGCAGGAGTTGATCGCCAAGATCAACTTGGACGGCTAG